In Chrysemys picta bellii isolate R12L10 chromosome 3, ASM1138683v2, whole genome shotgun sequence, a single genomic region encodes these proteins:
- the LOC135982657 gene encoding uncharacterized protein LOC135982657 isoform X1 — protein sequence MGGKLSSAQKEHARELQKIIRQRSCVVVSVAHIEDLLREIDRQCPWYPDCGSLQLSDWIRIGITLYSEPRAPVQHLLLWQRCKEALEGFGPDGLKPVSPLPPGDGPPPSCPQLTPPAPPPVAAPPCLPVGQGGAVTVAVQPVRKAGLLTDKESKCGFKAFPVSKRNNGNGGRVVDWEALPYSVLHELRGILKGVSNGYHLLPQDWKDICRMVLSPAQYVVWDSEYQREALAAAAQGGGAYLAEQLYGTGQFLGIPEQAVGTPQVAFPIIGQCARRAFRRVPAASESSKSFDPGGVAAGVY from the coding sequence atgggggggaaactttccagtgcccagaaggagcacgcaaGAGAGTTACAAAAGATTATAAGGCAGCGATCATGTGTCGTTGTCtcggtcgctcatattgaggacctcctaagggaaatagatcgccagtgcccctggtatccggactgcgGGTCATTACAGCTTTCTGATTGGATACGGATTGGGATCACCTTGTATagtgaaccccgtgccccagttcagcacctgctgctctggcagcgttgtaaggaggcgctggaggggttCGGCCCCGATGGCCTTAAGCCGgtttcccctttgcccccaggtgatgggccacccccctcctgcccgcagctGACCCCCCCTGCGCCGCCGCCCGTGGCGGCGCCCCCATGCCTACCGGtcgggcaggggggcgctgtcACCGTGGCGGTGCAGCCGGTGCGCAAGGCCGGTCTCTTGACCGACAAGGAATCCAAGTGTGGGTTCAAGGCGTTCCCCGTCTCTAAGCGAAATAATGGAAACGGGGGGCGAGTAGTGGACTGGGAGGCTCTCCCCTACTCGGTTCTGCACGAGCTCcgggggatcttgaaaggtgtgtcaaaCGGTTATCACTTGCTCCCCCAAGATTGGAAAGACATATGTCGCATGGTGCTGTCTCCCGCGCAATACGTTGTGTGGGACAGCGAGTACCAGCGAGAGGCGCTTGCGGCAGCAGCACAAGGTGGGGGGGCTTATCTTGCTGAGCAGTTATATGGTACAGGGCAGTTTTTGGGCATCCCCGAGCAGGCGGTGGGCACGCCCCAGGTAGCTTTTCCCATCATTGGCCAGTGTGCCCGTCGCGCGTTTCGCAGGGTCCCCGCTGCGAGCGAGTCCTCAAAGTCCTTCGACCCTGGCGGAGTTGCTGCAGGCGTGTACTGA